CGATATTTTGCGCAGTCTTTCTAATGGTGTAATTTCCACTGATAAAGCTGGGTTAATTATTGCTGCAAATGAAAGTGCGAAACGCTTGTTAGATTTAAAAGAACAAGACCGATTGGAAGGTCTATCTATTCAAGATGTCATTACTATTAAAGAAGGTAATTTTAGTAAATGGTGTGAGAAAGCTTTAAATGCAGCCGACTTAAAACACCGACAGCAATATTATCCCGATCGCACTTTGATAACTGCTGGTACAGAACAGCATAGTATCAATTTATCGATTAATACTATCGCTGATGCTAGCGATCGCCAACAAGTCAGTGGTGCATTAGTTGTGATGGAAGACATCAGCGATGAAAAGCGCCTCAAAAGTACCATGTACCGCTACATGACTCAAGAGTTAGCGGAAGAATTACTGAAGTTAGATGATGCTAAATTAGGAGGCGATCGCAAAGAAGTTTCGATTTTATTTTCTGATATTCGTGGCTACACAACTTTAACTGAAAATCTAGAAGCCGAAGAAGTTGTGAGTATGCTCAATGAATATTTTGAATCAATGGTAGAGGCAGTTTTTAAACATAAAGGCACCCTTGATAAGTATATTGGTGATGCGATTATGGCTGTGTTTGGCTCTCCTTTACCATTAGAAGAACACGCTTGGATGGCCGTCCAAACATCTTTAGAAATGCGCCAGCGGTTGCAAGATTTTAATCAACGTCGCTACTTAGCTAATAAGCCGAGAATCAACATTGGTATTGGCATTAATTCTGATACTGTTATTAGCGGTAATATTGGCTCCAGTAAAAGAATGGAATTTACAGCCATTGGCGATGGTGTTAACCTCGGTTCTCGACTAGAAAGCGTCAGCAAACAGTACGGTTGTGACATCATTATTAGCGATAACACTTATAAACCTTGCCGCGACAAAATTTGGGCGAGGGAATTAGATTATATTCGCGTCAAAGGTAGAAATGAACCAGTAGCTATTTATGAACTCTTAAGTTTACGTTCCGATCCTATTAGTAGCCAAAAATTAGAAGTAATTGAGCACTATCATAAAGGGCGAGAGTATTATATTAATCGCGAGTTTAGCTTGGCTCAAGCTGAGTTTGTCAAAGTTTTAGCTGCTGATAGTAACGACAAAGCTGCTATGTTGCATATGCGTCGTTGTCAACACTGGATAGAATCACCCCCATCAGATGCAGATTGGGATGAAGGTGTTTGGACTTTTAAAGAAAAATAAAAGATAAGAGTCAAGAGTTCATAGTCCAAAGTCCAACATCAGAATTTTTTTGACTATTGACTATTGCTTACCATCCAAAAGGTGAAAATATAGAGTGACCGTGGCTATAAAAAGTTAGTCGCCCATAGCCGAGAAATTGCCCGTGGGATTTTTTACCTGCGGGAAAAGCTGTGACGCCAAACAAATAAACACCTGAAACACTAGGATTTTGTCTGGGTTGGAGGGCAATTGTAATCGTTTTTCCTGGATCTACTGGCGGATCGAATATTAGTGATGTGGTTCGAGTTTTGCGATCGCTAGTTGCATCTTTTAATCCTAGCTTCTGTTTTGTATGGGAGCTAGTCTCTGCAAAGGCAACAGTGTTTTTTAGGTCGAAGCGAACGTAATCTAGCCCCTCACGCTGGTTGATTGTGACTTTTTGCAGTGGTTCCCCAGCATTTTCTGGCAAGTTGAGAGTAAAGTAATAGGTTGCACCCCATACGTAGACTTCATTATAGGTAGTAGTTGCACTAACCAAGCGCGGCGGTTCAGCAAAATACACCGTCCCATCTTGCAACTGAATTGCGGGACTTGGTTTTAAAGTATATCCTACAAGTCCAGTTACGGTTGCGATCGCTATGCTCAATATCACTGCAACGCGCATTGCTCTACCCAAATCACGCACCCTTTATTCACGATAACGCATCTAAGATAACTTCGTAGTCAGGACTAAACTACTAGAAATAAAGGGCTAGAACTGCTGTGAATTTTGAATTTGCAACTGGTATAAGTCCTTTTGTATTTACTTATGAGTTTTATAGTAATGTTTGTAGCCTTTGTACTTAGTCTTATCTCCATTAGCAACAATACCTAAGACGTTGACTGGAGAAATTTTTAGGCTATCTTGAGCTTGCATTAGCCCTGATTTATCTGTTTTATCTAACCTTACCACCAAAACAACACCATCCGTGTAGGGTGCTAGCATTCTGGCATCAACTAACCCAACTATTGGTGGAACATCATATATTACTAAGTCAAAAGTTCTATGGAAATATCCCATCAGTTGCTTCATCTTTTCTGACGAAAGCAGCCTTGCAGGATCGGGTGGTATAGGGCCAGAAGTGACAACAGACAAGTTGTTCATCTCAGGCATTTGCCGGATGACCTGCCCTGCTGGGATATTTGTTGAAATTAAACTACTCAATCCCCACAAATTATTTAAATCGCATAGATGGTGAACTTGAGGCCTGCGTAAATCAGCATCTACAAGCAATACTCGTTTACCCATTGCAGCTGCTATTTGCGCTAGCTGGAACGAAACAGTAGACTTACCATCACCTGGGAGTGCTGAACTAATAATTAAGGAGTGAATCGGTTGATCGGAATTGAGCAGTTGAATATTTGAATACAAGACTTGTAAAGATTCCCAGAACTTACCTTGGCCGTAGTAGCGATCGCTTGCAGGAGCACGATGTAAAATATTAGACACCTTGGAAAATTTTCGAGAAAAATTGAAGAGGCTTTTTTCTGAAGAATTGCTGCGTTCTAGGTTGTGGTAAAGACTATTTTGAACTTTCTTCTCAAAAGGTAAAATTCCTAACAAAGGTAGTTTAATATTTTCCTTTAAATCTCCAACATTATGGTAAGTATTGTCTACTTTCTCTATGAGTAAGCTGATGCCAAAACCTAAAAGTAAACTAGCTATCACTCCTATAGTTAAACTACGGGGTATATTAGGTGATATTGGCTCTTCGGGTTGAAGTGCCTCTTGAATTAATTCCCAAGGTAGTTCTGTTTGAGCAACCTGAATTTGTAGAGTTTCCCGAGTAACTACAAAGCGATTTAAACTTTCTGTTGCAATTTGTAAATCTCGCTGAAGTTCAGTATATTTCCTTGATAAAACTGGTAAAAGTTTAACTTCACTATCAAGTTTAATCTCAGCTTTTTTTAGTTCTTGACTTTGAACTTCTAAGCTCTGAATTTGAGTTGCTAACTCAGCAAACTTTACTCCAACAAACCGCTGTGCTTCTTGCTGGAGTAATGGTAATAAATTTGCTCTCTTTTGTCTTAAAACTTGTAGTGGGGGGCTATCTTCTTGAAAGCGAGCTAACTCACCAGAAATTTGCGCTTCTAATTGACGCAACTGCACAACTAATTGCTGATATACATTTGCATTATTTAGCGCTGCTAATTCTCCTTCATTGCCTTTCAAACTGTTAAAATTAGCTCGGTATTCTGCCAATTTTTGATCGATTGCTAATCTTTGTCCGCTTAATATATTGACTTGAGATGCAACTTGTGATGCTTGGGCATCTGGGCTAATAAAGTCATATCTTTGGCGGAAAAGTTGCAATTCTTTTTGCAGTTGGTCTACGCGGTTTTTTATACCTGGTAACTGCTTATCAACGAATTGCACTCCTTGTCTTAGCTTCGTTTGCCGCTTTTCCAGACTGTAGTTTAAGTAAGACTTAGCAATTACATCTAGTACTACTTTTATTTTGTTAACATCGTTACTGCGATAACTAACTTCTATAATTTTAGTTGTGCCCAAGCGACGGATAGTTAAAGACTTAAGTAGAGATTCATAGCTGATTTCAGGATAGTAATATTGAATCTGCTTGACGATACCTGCCATTAGCTCAGGACTTTTGAGAACTTGAATTTGACTTTCGTAGTCTAAATTTCCTGACTTATCTGAGCCGCTAGGATCGATTGTCAGTTGTACTAAAGATTTTTCTTCATTTACAGGTTCTACTAAAAGTCGAAAATTGCTTTCATAGACTGGTTTCTGGTTGAGTGTTGAGTAGGAGACACCACTCATCACTACAGTAGCTACTCCCGCAATAATTAAGGCTCGCCGCTGTAAAAGGCCTAGAAATTGCCGTAAATCCCAATCATTACTTTCCTTTTCAAACCATGAAGGAAGTTGAGATGAAAGTACTGGATAGGCAGAACTTCCATTTCGTTCGTAACTTGAGGTTTTAGTAAAATGATTCTCCATCATTACTTCTTATTGTGTAATCAGATAGTTAAGGGTTTTCATTACAGCTTTTAGCAAGCCAAGGCACACTATCGTAATTCTAATTAAGTGGTTGAATTGAAAAAGTCAAGACTCAGTTTAGGTAAATCTAAATTTTGGTGATTTGAATATAAATATATTTACTGAGATTGGCTTTCCCTTAAGGATTTTCAAGCAATTGAGAATTTATATAGCTGTTTTAAACTTTTAGCAACAACTAGTCAATATTTTTGGAGATGCAGAGAATAACGAGTATTTATACTTTGGCTTATGTCAACTTCAATTAACTGTTATTTAGCAGCGATCGCGTCCCTCTGAATACGGATGTTGCTACAACCTTAGCCAAATAAATTGGCTGGTGCAGTGTTATTTTTACGTAGTTTAGCAATGACCATTGTATTAACCCCAACAAAAGTATACTTGCGCAAGTATATTCTGGCTTCTTTCAGTAAGCCTGAGTATGATTGGGAAACAAAAGTATAAAATATGTAACAGTATCAATTATGAGGCTTTATTAAACGCAAAGTACTTACCGATATTTCACCCTGCACTTCGGACTGGGAATATGTTCGTGAAAACAAACGAGGTGTACAGCAGCAGTAGAGGAGGAATTTTCTCAAATCTCTCTGCGTGCTGTCTCAACTAAGAGATGTCTTTACCAAACGATATTAGGGTTAGGGAAGAAGTAAATGAGAGAATGCTTACCAGTTCTGCCTTCTATTGATTTATTCCTAAAAAATTTTGATTTAAGTAGGTGGGTGCGAAAATTTATAACTACGTCATTGCGAACAGAGTGTAGACACGCAGTGGCTTCTCGTTCGACGTTCGCCAGAGGCGTTCTCGCAGAGTAGTCGTTCCCGTAGAGTATAGTAGCAATCGCAAGGGCTTTGTGAGATTTACATTATGTTACATAGTTAGATTTATTCATGCTTACCTACTTAGATTGAGATTCATAAGTTCGAGAAATATTCCATTGCTATGTTAATGTTCGCTAGGTTGGTACATAGCCTACTGCATTTTTGCTAATAATGATATGAGATAAATATTAATTTTTATTAGCCGATATTTGCCTATCAAGAACACCGATCTAGAAGCAGTTTACCTCTAGGTTATGACAAAGTAGCATCTTCAAAGAACGCTAGGTTATCTTAACCCATGACTCAAAAAATTTATATTAGCTGTGATTCAGGTAAGTAATTAGCTAATTTTTGGCTGTCTTCTATAATTTGACTATTCTGGCGGCAAGTTTACCTTATCCTTATAAATAGGAATATAGCTGACATCTCAAATATTACCTCTCAATTGTCTTGCTTATATGGTACGAAAGTTGAACTTGATTATAGACTTATATACTTAGGCTTGGTAGTTGCAGAGGCTTTGATATATCCAAGAGCTATTTTTTGACGCCTCAGACACTTTAGCCAATATGAAATTCTAAAAAAAATCAAGGTAATTTTGATTTAATTATTGACTACAGCAATATCTGTGGTATGATATATTGCTTACTTGTATACGTAGTTGGGAGCCAGCAGAGCAGTCCTTTGGGTAAGACAAAATACTTATTTTACAGTCTTTAAGGAGTTGAGAACGCGATCGCATAGAGATGATGCTTCTAAAAACAAGCTAAAAACAAAGTATGATTCAATACTTTAAATAAAAATCCTTGACAACAAATGCTCTTGCAATAATTCAAAAATTTTCCCTAGAGCGTGGTAAATTTTTGAATATTTTACTCATGCAAATGTTTGGTTTTTTCTTTGATCAAAGTAATAATCTATAACTTTAATTGCTTAGGTTGGAAGCAGTTTTTAATCTGAAAAATAGATATATAATTAGTAAATTTTACAGAGCTTAATAAAAAATAATATTGTTTTTACAAAAAAAAGTTATATTTTCACTAATTTACTTAAACATCGATTATAAAGGAACTGAACAGCAATTATTGGGCAATAAAAGCAGCTTATAGCTCAAATTGCTGTCAATTTTATCTCTAAGTCTAAAAACATTTGAAGGACGATATAGCCAATGACATTCAGTGAGTGGCTGAAAAAATCGTTGCTAACAAAATCTACTAACAAAATTTCTCAAAATCAGCAATTCATAAAATCTGATAAAGATTTTTTGTCAAGTGAGAAAGTTAACTTCGAGGATGGAAGACAACATAATGGGAAGAATTTTGCCACATTTGTATTTCCTTCCATAGTTTCGCATCAGTCTCTAGGAGTGAATGAAACTTGGTACGGTCAATCGCTGAACTTGTCTGTGATCACTGAGTTTTTTCCCCCAGACTATGCTGCCACAGGACAGTTAATTGAAGAACTGGTGAGACAGTTAAGTAAACAAGGTGTAAACGTTGAGGTATTTACAGGTCAACCAGGGTATGCTTTTGGTACTTCTACTGCTCCTGCTGTAGAACAAGTAGGTAGAATCAGAATTCAACGATCGCGCACTGCTCAACTTTGGTCGCGGCGGGTTCGTGGTAAAGCTATCAATGGGATCTTGTTTACCTTGCGTGCTGTGCTGCATCTAGCCAGATGTTGCCGTCGCCATGATGTATTTTTACTGACCTCAGCACCACCATTTTTACCAATTATCGGTTATCTGGCTCATCTGTGTTTTGGTCTTTCTTACGTGTGTTTAATTTATGACATCTACCCAGATATTGCGATCGCTCTTGGGGTAATCCCCAAACATCACTGGCTGGCAAGATTTTGGCAAGCACTCAACAGAAAGATTTGGCGAAAAGCACGCGGCATAGTAGTTCTAAGTCCTGCTATGAAGCAGCGGGTACTCGCAACTTGTCCAGATGTAGCGGATAAAGTTTCTGTAATTCACAGTTGGGGAGATCCTGACCTAATTGTGCCGATTGTCAAAAAAGATAACTGGTTTGCCAAGCAATATAACTTAGTTAATAAATTCACCGTACTTTATTCCGGTAACATGGGTCGGTGTCATGATATGGACACCATTTTAGAAGCTGCCAAACAACTACAAAACGAGCCAATTCAGTTCGTTTGTATTGGTGGCGGGCCGAAACATGAAAGTTTTATTGAAGAAGTCCATCAGTTAGGACTAAATAATTTCCTTTTTCTCCCTTATCAAGACAAACAAGTACTACCCTATTCTTTAACAGCTTGCGATCTGTCTCTAGTAAGTGTCAAAGCTGGGATGGAAAGTCTAGTTGCACCGAGTAAGCTTTACCCAGCTTTGGCAACAGGACGTCCAGTGGCGGTTATTTGTTCAGAGTATTCTTACTTACGACAATTGATTCTCGATGCCCAATGTGGCGCTAGTTTTGAGAATGGTGACAGCTATGGACTAGCTGAATTCATTCGTCTTTTAAGTACCAACCAACAACTAGCAGAACGCATGGGCATTGCCTCCCGTAAGTATTTGCAGTCGCATTTTACGCCAGAAATCATAGCTAAACAATATTTAAGAGTATTGCAACAGGCTATTTCCTAAGAGCGTTGGGTGTTATTACGCATAAAAATTACCAAAACCGTATTAATTTATTTTCTTTGCTGGCTTGACAATTGTATTTTGCGGCTATATAAACAAAGTGCGTCTACCCTTTAGGAACGCTATTCTTGAGAGTTAAGCTTTGCAATCCTGCGAATGCAGACTCTCCTTAAGCAGATATCCGTAATTCTGCTTTCCAAGAAAAGATAGTGAAACTTGTTCCTCTGAACTGGCACTGGTTCACAGATTTTTCTTCAATTTAATAACTCTATTTATTTGGGAGTGGGCTTTGATGGTCTTTACGATCTCAGTCCCTTCAATGCAACCTTCTTGCGATCTGTTTGATGTCTACTGATACGGAGGGCCAAAGTGCAGAGAAGATGCGATCGAAATCGGAAACGTTCTAAACGACGAGCGATATATTGTCCGGTACATAGGTGCTACATAGATAGTATGAGTCAAAAATATGGGTTATTTGCCGAACAAGCCGGACAGTTACAACAACGGGGAGTCAAGCGACGCGAAGCCTTGATGCTAGTAGCAGCCAAGACGGCGGTTCCTTTGGAAGGTGAATGGTTAGAAGCCTTTTGGTGTGAAGAATGCCAAGAAACCAAGTGGTATCACATTTGCAAACGTGACTCTGTTTATGAGTTGTCAGTAGCACCGCCAGAACTTTGGCAACAAGCAACGGGGGTAATGCATCCAAATAGAAACCCTTCCGTCGGCGAGTTCACTAGCAGACATTCCCGAATGATGAGTCACAGAAGTATTCAAGATTTTCGGTTCATCAACTAATGCAAAATGTCAGTTTCGTAGATGGCGATCGCGTCATACCAAGTTAAAGCTATTTCTACAATTTGTAATTTTGAGCGAAGCAAAGAAGCTAATAATTAATTCGTTTCGGACAAAATGACACATTATAATTCCAAACTAGTAATTAAAAATATGAGTGAATTTACGAGTTTCCTTGTATTGTTTGTCAGGGTTTAGTAGAAACATTTTTTATCAACATAAATGTTTACACACGTTTGATTGAAAAAATCACAACTACTTGAAGCGATCGCCAGCAGAGTCTCTGCAAAGTAAGTAAATCAGCGCCTACAGAAGCTACAGGTGAAGCCTGAATTTCCTACTAAAAAAATACCTAAATACTTGTAGGGGCACAGCATTGCTGTGCCCTTTCAGCTTGGTCAACTAAATTATAAACATGAAAGATACTATTTCTCAGTCACATTTAGTCATTGAGGCGGGACGCACAGAACGACAATATTGGAAAGATTTATGGCGCTATCGTGAGTTATTTTACTTCCTAGCATGGCGAGATATTTTAGTACGGTACAAGCAAACAGCAATTGGTATTGCTTGGGCGCTAATTCGTCCATTTTTAACAATGGTAGTGTTTACAGTCGTATTTGGACAATTAGCAAAGTTACCTTCTCAAGGCGCACCTTATCCAATTTTAGTGTTTTCTGCGATGTTACCTTGGCAATTCTTTGCAAATTCGCTTTCAGAGTGCAGTAATAGTTTGATTAGCAATGCCAATTTAATTTCTAAAGTTTATTTTCCTCGCTTAATAGTTCCCAGTAGTGCCATCGTAGTTAGCTTTGTAGACTTTTTGATTTCTGGGATGATTTTATTGGGGTTAATGGCATGGTATAACTTTGTACCCAGTTGGCGAATTTTAACATTACCCTTGTTTATTACTATTGCCTTTGCTGCTTCCATGGGAGCAGGGTTATGGTTAGCTTCTTTGAATGTTAAGTATCGAGATTTTCGGTTTATTGTACCCTTTATTGTACAGTTTGGTCTTTATATTTCTCCAGTAGGATTTAGTAGTAATATAGTTCCCGAAAAGTGGCGTTTTCTCTACTCTTTAAATCCAATGGTCGGTGTAATTGACGGTT
The genomic region above belongs to Calothrix sp. NIES-2098 and contains:
- a CDS encoding group 1 glycosyl transferase — its product is MTFSEWLKKSLLTKSTNKISQNQQFIKSDKDFLSSEKVNFEDGRQHNGKNFATFVFPSIVSHQSLGVNETWYGQSLNLSVITEFFPPDYAATGQLIEELVRQLSKQGVNVEVFTGQPGYAFGTSTAPAVEQVGRIRIQRSRTAQLWSRRVRGKAINGILFTLRAVLHLARCCRRHDVFLLTSAPPFLPIIGYLAHLCFGLSYVCLIYDIYPDIAIALGVIPKHHWLARFWQALNRKIWRKARGIVVLSPAMKQRVLATCPDVADKVSVIHSWGDPDLIVPIVKKDNWFAKQYNLVNKFTVLYSGNMGRCHDMDTILEAAKQLQNEPIQFVCIGGGPKHESFIEEVHQLGLNNFLFLPYQDKQVLPYSLTACDLSLVSVKAGMESLVAPSKLYPALATGRPVAVICSEYSYLRQLILDAQCGASFENGDSYGLAEFIRLLSTNQQLAERMGIASRKYLQSHFTPEIIAKQYLRVLQQAIS
- a CDS encoding capsular exopolysaccharide family protein; translation: MMENHFTKTSSYERNGSSAYPVLSSQLPSWFEKESNDWDLRQFLGLLQRRALIIAGVATVVMSGVSYSTLNQKPVYESNFRLLVEPVNEEKSLVQLTIDPSGSDKSGNLDYESQIQVLKSPELMAGIVKQIQYYYPEISYESLLKSLTIRRLGTTKIIEVSYRSNDVNKIKVVLDVIAKSYLNYSLEKRQTKLRQGVQFVDKQLPGIKNRVDQLQKELQLFRQRYDFISPDAQASQVASQVNILSGQRLAIDQKLAEYRANFNSLKGNEGELAALNNANVYQQLVVQLRQLEAQISGELARFQEDSPPLQVLRQKRANLLPLLQQEAQRFVGVKFAELATQIQSLEVQSQELKKAEIKLDSEVKLLPVLSRKYTELQRDLQIATESLNRFVVTRETLQIQVAQTELPWELIQEALQPEEPISPNIPRSLTIGVIASLLLGFGISLLIEKVDNTYHNVGDLKENIKLPLLGILPFEKKVQNSLYHNLERSNSSEKSLFNFSRKFSKVSNILHRAPASDRYYGQGKFWESLQVLYSNIQLLNSDQPIHSLIISSALPGDGKSTVSFQLAQIAAAMGKRVLLVDADLRRPQVHHLCDLNNLWGLSSLISTNIPAGQVIRQMPEMNNLSVVTSGPIPPDPARLLSSEKMKQLMGYFHRTFDLVIYDVPPIVGLVDARMLAPYTDGVVLVVRLDKTDKSGLMQAQDSLKISPVNVLGIVANGDKTKYKGYKHYYKTHK
- a CDS encoding ABC-2 type transporter → MKDTISQSHLVIEAGRTERQYWKDLWRYRELFYFLAWRDILVRYKQTAIGIAWALIRPFLTMVVFTVVFGQLAKLPSQGAPYPILVFSAMLPWQFFANSLSECSNSLISNANLISKVYFPRLIVPSSAIVVSFVDFLISGMILLGLMAWYNFVPSWRILTLPLFITIAFAASMGAGLWLASLNVKYRDFRFIVPFIVQFGLYISPVGFSSNIVPEKWRFLYSLNPMVGVIDGFRWAILGGESKLYVPGFILSLGLVSLLFVTGIWYFRKMEKTFADVI